In Nonomuraea muscovyensis, one genomic interval encodes:
- a CDS encoding ABC transporter ATP-binding protein — translation MTEAQVEAGGSAAAGRPVLEVDELAVDIRTPAGTVRAVREVSFSVRSGETLALLGESGCGKSMTAQAIVGLLDPVAHVAGGEVRLDGTDILGLAPARRRKLAGPGLSIVFQDALTALNPVQTVGAQLAEPFRIHQRLSRRAAKERAVELMERVGIPEPRSRVGAYPHQFSGGMRQRLLIALAVALHPKVLLADEPTTALDVTVQAQIMELLRELRTEQQTALILITHDLAVVAEQADHVAVMYAGSVVETGRVADVFARPRHPYTRGLLDSVPAEVARGATLKSIPGSPPELHAVPSGCAFRARCAMATDVCAESRPVLVESGPGRRSACHHWRELADD, via the coding sequence ATGACCGAGGCGCAGGTCGAGGCCGGCGGGTCCGCCGCGGCCGGCCGCCCGGTGCTGGAGGTCGACGAGCTGGCGGTCGACATCCGGACCCCCGCCGGGACGGTCCGAGCCGTGCGCGAGGTCAGCTTCTCCGTCCGCTCCGGCGAGACGCTGGCGTTGCTGGGCGAGTCCGGCTGCGGCAAGAGCATGACGGCACAGGCCATCGTCGGCCTGCTCGACCCGGTCGCCCACGTCGCCGGCGGGGAGGTGCGCCTGGACGGGACCGACATCCTCGGCCTGGCGCCGGCGCGGCGCCGGAAGCTGGCCGGTCCCGGCCTGTCCATCGTCTTCCAGGACGCGCTGACCGCGCTGAACCCCGTGCAGACGGTCGGCGCCCAGCTGGCCGAGCCGTTCCGGATCCACCAGCGGCTGTCGCGCCGCGCGGCGAAGGAGCGGGCCGTCGAGCTGATGGAACGGGTCGGCATCCCCGAGCCGCGCTCCCGCGTGGGGGCGTACCCGCACCAGTTCTCCGGCGGCATGCGCCAGCGGCTGCTCATCGCGCTGGCGGTGGCGCTGCACCCCAAGGTGCTGTTGGCGGACGAGCCCACCACCGCGCTCGACGTCACCGTGCAGGCCCAGATCATGGAGCTGCTGCGCGAGCTGCGCACCGAGCAGCAGACGGCGCTCATCCTGATCACCCACGACCTCGCGGTCGTGGCCGAGCAGGCCGACCACGTGGCCGTCATGTACGCCGGATCCGTCGTCGAGACCGGGCGGGTGGCGGACGTGTTCGCCAGGCCCCGGCACCCGTACACGCGGGGGCTGCTCGACTCGGTGCCGGCGGAGGTGGCCCGCGGCGCCACCCTGAAGTCCATCCCGGGCAGCCCGCCCGAGCTGCACGCGGTGCCTTCGGGGTGCGCCTTCCGGGCGCGCTGCGCGATGGCCACCGACGTGTGCGCCGAGAGCCGCCCGGTCCTCGTCGAGTCCGGACCCGGGCGCCGGTCCGCGTGTCACCACTGGAGGGAGCTGGCCGATGACTGA
- the soxR gene encoding redox-sensitive transcriptional activator SoxR, translating to MTRAAWNSKELTVGQLAERSGVAVSALHFYEAKGLISSRRTAGNQRRYTRDTLRRVAFVRLAQRLGIPLKTIRDALSALPEERTPTRDDWARLSATWRAELDDRIEQLQRLRDDLTDCIGCGCLSLDRCVLANPYDRLGEEGPGARRMDTRICPPQGRCT from the coding sequence ATGACCAGGGCGGCGTGGAACTCCAAGGAGCTGACCGTCGGGCAGCTCGCCGAGCGCAGCGGGGTCGCCGTGTCGGCGCTCCACTTCTACGAGGCCAAGGGCCTCATCTCCAGCCGCCGCACGGCCGGCAACCAGCGACGCTACACCCGCGACACGCTGCGCCGGGTGGCGTTCGTCAGGCTGGCCCAGCGACTCGGCATCCCGTTGAAGACCATCAGGGACGCCCTGTCGGCGCTGCCGGAGGAGCGCACGCCGACGCGCGACGACTGGGCGCGGCTGTCGGCCACCTGGCGGGCCGAGCTGGACGACCGCATCGAGCAGCTCCAGCGGCTGCGCGACGACCTGACCGACTGCATCGGCTGCGGCTGCCTGTCGCTCGACCGGTGCGTGCTGGCCAACCCCTACGACCGGCTGGGCGAGGAGGGGCCGGGCGCCCGGCGCATGGACACCCGCATCTGCCCGCCCCAGGGCCGCTGCACCTAG
- a CDS encoding response regulator translates to MIRVLLVDDQPLLRSGFRALLDLEDDIEVVAEAGDGMEGLALAKEHLPDVALIDIQMPVVDGIEATRRIAADPDLAGVHVVILTNYGFDEYVFNALRAGAAGFLVKDIVPEDFLHAVRVAARGDALLAPSITRKLISRYVTQPLNTATDTGLKELTNREREAVALVARGLSNDQIADRMVISPQTAKTHVNRAMAKLHARDRAQLVVLAYESGLVTPRGS, encoded by the coding sequence ATGATCCGTGTCCTGCTGGTCGACGACCAGCCGCTCCTGCGCAGCGGATTCCGCGCGCTCCTCGACCTCGAGGACGACATCGAGGTGGTGGCCGAGGCCGGCGACGGGATGGAGGGCCTGGCCCTGGCCAAGGAACATCTGCCCGACGTCGCTCTCATCGACATCCAGATGCCGGTCGTCGACGGCATCGAGGCGACCCGGCGCATCGCCGCGGACCCGGACCTGGCCGGGGTGCACGTCGTCATCCTGACCAACTACGGCTTCGACGAATACGTCTTCAACGCGCTGCGCGCCGGCGCGGCCGGGTTCCTCGTCAAGGACATCGTGCCCGAAGACTTCCTTCACGCCGTACGCGTCGCCGCGCGCGGTGACGCGCTGCTCGCCCCGTCGATCACCCGCAAACTCATCAGCAGGTACGTCACCCAGCCGCTCAACACCGCCACCGACACGGGGCTGAAAGAACTCACCAACCGCGAACGTGAGGCTGTCGCCCTGGTCGCGCGGGGTCTGTCCAACGACCAGATCGCGGACCGCATGGTGATCAGCCCGCAGACCGCGAAAACCCACGTCAACCGAGCCATGGCCAAGCTCCACGCCCGCGACCGCGCCCAGCTCGTGGTCCTCGCCTACGAGTCCGGCCTGGTGACCCCGCGCGGTTCCTGA
- a CDS encoding sensor histidine kinase has translation MSTGRSGVRAGLKDWAIAVCVAAALLVTGLSGQNSATNLDLFGYALLVAGGLVLAARRRAPVPVLAVTGLCAVGYQAAGFDAPAVAYLFAVYAAVRAGHRTVTVAASVAVLAALPLAALASGLHDTGEAFAQARGALELAWLIAAGAAGEALRQAERRAEEAERTREETARHRADEERLHIARELHDSLTHQISIIKVQAEVAVHVARRRGEQVPEALLAIQEAGREATRELRATLQALRDDDTTPPRGLDHVPELVERARTIGLDATLTIEGQRQDVPAAVSRTVYRIVQESLTNVARHSAAATASVRIDCRPDALAVRIDDDGKATPDTAPVPGVGLLGMRERVTALGGRLRAEPRGEGGFTVQAELPVDRTS, from the coding sequence ATGAGTACAGGACGGTCCGGTGTCCGGGCCGGTCTCAAAGACTGGGCGATCGCCGTGTGCGTGGCGGCGGCGCTGCTGGTCACCGGGCTGTCCGGGCAGAACTCCGCCACGAACCTCGACCTGTTCGGCTACGCGCTGCTGGTGGCCGGCGGCCTGGTGCTGGCCGCGCGCCGCCGGGCTCCGGTCCCCGTCCTGGCCGTCACCGGGCTGTGCGCGGTGGGCTATCAGGCGGCCGGTTTCGACGCGCCCGCCGTCGCGTACCTGTTCGCGGTGTACGCCGCCGTACGGGCGGGCCATCGCACCGTCACGGTGGCGGCGAGCGTGGCCGTGCTGGCCGCTCTTCCCCTCGCCGCCCTGGCCTCGGGCCTGCACGACACGGGCGAGGCGTTCGCGCAGGCCCGAGGCGCCCTTGAGCTGGCCTGGCTGATCGCGGCCGGCGCCGCGGGCGAAGCGCTGCGGCAGGCCGAGCGGCGGGCGGAGGAAGCCGAGCGCACCCGGGAGGAGACCGCGCGGCACCGCGCCGACGAGGAGCGGCTGCACATCGCGAGGGAGCTGCACGATTCGCTCACCCACCAGATCTCGATCATCAAGGTGCAGGCCGAGGTCGCCGTCCACGTGGCCCGCAGGCGTGGCGAACAGGTGCCGGAGGCCCTGCTGGCGATCCAGGAGGCCGGACGTGAGGCGACCCGGGAACTGCGCGCGACGCTGCAGGCGTTGCGCGACGACGACACGACCCCGCCGCGTGGGCTCGACCACGTCCCTGAACTGGTGGAACGGGCCCGCACCATCGGCCTGGACGCGACGCTGACGATCGAAGGGCAACGACAGGACGTGCCGGCCGCCGTGAGCCGGACCGTCTACCGGATCGTTCAGGAGTCGCTCACCAACGTCGCCCGGCATTCCGCCGCGGCTACCGCGTCGGTCCGGATCGACTGCCGTCCGGACGCCCTCGCGGTACGCATCGATGACGACGGCAAGGCCACACCGGACACCGCCCCGGTGCCCGGCGTCGGGCTGCTCGGGATGCGCGAACGCGTCACCGCCCTCGGCGGTCGCCTGCGCGCGGAGCCGCGCGGCGAGGGCGGCTTCACCGTCCAGGCCGAACTCCCTGTGGACCGGACGTCATGA
- a CDS encoding ABC transporter substrate-binding protein gives MIKTMRVPSTPRRRQAASALLALGAMLSAGACSVANSGPETSSGGAAANTVRIVLPEEPPTLEPCDASLTATGRVTRANITEALTERDPGTGRLQPALATEWKQDSPTEWTFTLRPGVKFHDGTAFDAKAAAFSIDRTVGSEIDCNVDGYVFGGIELTATAVDDTTLKVKTAKPDPILPLRLSFVEIVPATTSATGKVREPVGTGPYKIAKWDTGRSLRLERHAGYWGKAPEFAAAEYVWRAEGSIRAAMVKSDEADVAIGLAPEDGAGDSAVQYPNNETSYLRIDATKAPLNDIRVRQAINYAIDRDGLVASVFAGLGKPAGQLVPEGVTGHSSAVQAWPHDMAQAKKLVAEAKAAGVPTDTPIKIIGRNGIYPKAAEAMEVVQNSLIEAGLKVEIEMLDVNAWLEYLLRPFPKNLGPTLLQAQHGNQAGDAAFTMGQIYGSKGAQSSYGTSELDSMIAAAEQASGEERQTAFAKALEHQSKDVVRDAVLAHMTGILALSPRVTYKPNAATNDEMRLADMHPAG, from the coding sequence ATGATCAAGACCATGCGAGTGCCGAGCACCCCCCGCCGGCGGCAGGCGGCTTCCGCCTTGCTGGCGCTCGGCGCCATGCTGTCCGCCGGCGCGTGCTCGGTCGCCAACAGCGGCCCGGAGACCTCGTCCGGCGGCGCGGCGGCGAACACCGTCCGCATCGTGCTCCCGGAGGAGCCGCCCACGCTGGAGCCGTGCGACGCGTCCCTCACCGCCACGGGGCGCGTCACCCGGGCCAACATCACCGAGGCGCTCACCGAGCGTGACCCGGGCACCGGCCGGCTCCAGCCGGCGCTCGCGACCGAATGGAAGCAGGACTCGCCGACCGAGTGGACCTTCACCCTGCGGCCGGGCGTGAAGTTCCACGACGGCACGGCCTTCGACGCCAAGGCGGCCGCGTTCTCCATCGACCGCACGGTGGGCTCCGAGATCGACTGCAACGTCGACGGCTACGTCTTCGGCGGCATCGAGCTCACGGCCACGGCCGTGGACGACACGACCCTCAAGGTGAAGACGGCCAAGCCGGACCCGATCCTCCCGCTGCGGCTGTCGTTCGTGGAGATCGTGCCGGCCACCACCAGCGCGACCGGCAAGGTCCGCGAGCCCGTCGGCACCGGCCCCTACAAGATCGCCAAGTGGGACACGGGCCGCAGCCTGCGCCTGGAGCGCCACGCCGGCTACTGGGGCAAGGCCCCCGAGTTCGCCGCGGCGGAGTACGTCTGGCGCGCGGAGGGCAGCATCCGCGCGGCCATGGTCAAGAGCGACGAGGCGGACGTGGCCATCGGCCTCGCCCCGGAGGACGGCGCCGGCGACTCGGCCGTGCAGTACCCCAACAACGAGACCTCCTACCTGCGCATCGACGCCACCAAGGCGCCGCTGAACGACATCCGCGTCCGTCAGGCGATCAACTACGCCATCGACAGGGACGGCCTCGTCGCCTCGGTCTTCGCCGGGCTCGGCAAGCCGGCCGGGCAGCTCGTCCCCGAGGGCGTGACCGGTCATAGCAGCGCCGTCCAGGCCTGGCCGCACGACATGGCCCAGGCCAAGAAGCTGGTCGCGGAGGCCAAGGCGGCCGGCGTCCCCACCGACACCCCCATCAAGATCATCGGCCGGAACGGGATCTACCCCAAGGCCGCCGAGGCGATGGAGGTCGTGCAGAACTCCCTGATCGAGGCCGGGCTCAAGGTCGAGATCGAGATGCTCGACGTGAACGCCTGGCTGGAGTACCTGCTGCGCCCGTTCCCCAAGAACCTCGGCCCGACGCTGCTCCAGGCCCAGCACGGCAACCAGGCCGGTGACGCGGCGTTCACGATGGGCCAGATCTACGGCAGCAAGGGAGCGCAGAGCAGCTACGGCACCTCCGAGCTCGACAGCATGATCGCCGCCGCGGAGCAGGCCTCCGGGGAGGAGCGGCAGACGGCGTTCGCCAAGGCGCTGGAGCACCAGAGCAAGGACGTCGTACGGGACGCGGTCCTGGCGCACATGACGGGCATCCTCGCCCTGTCACCGCGGGTCACCTACAAGCCCAACGCCGCGACGAACGACGAGATGCGCCTCGCCGACATGCACCCGGCCGGCTGA
- a CDS encoding ABC transporter permease, which yields MPTTQAGLERPADPPAAGPAARRAIWWRLLLRDRFACLAVVILLVVAACAIVGPLLLGDLATRQNLRAVNRPPFSLDDGWAFVLGSDSLGRSLLARLVVASGTTLSVAVPAVVISLVIGSVWGMWAGYHRGWRESVSMRIADVILSFPSLLLAVVVLYVFSPSAVNIVLVLAVARIPIYLRAARAESAELQSRLFVDAARTFGTGSWAIIARHVAPTVLPTLFTVATLDFCFVMLTESSLSFLGIGIQPPDMSWGLMVAQGRQALQSAWWIAVFPGLAIVVTTVSATVLASWARLAMDPGQRWRLTLPRSRRGNKALAKEVRA from the coding sequence ATGCCCACGACTCAGGCCGGGCTCGAACGCCCGGCCGACCCGCCCGCGGCGGGGCCGGCCGCCCGCCGGGCCATCTGGTGGCGGCTGCTGCTGCGGGACCGGTTCGCCTGCCTGGCCGTGGTGATCCTGCTGGTCGTGGCCGCCTGCGCCATCGTGGGGCCGCTGCTGCTCGGCGACCTCGCCACCCGGCAGAACCTGCGCGCGGTCAACCGGCCGCCCTTCAGCCTCGACGACGGCTGGGCGTTCGTGCTCGGCAGCGACTCGCTCGGGCGCAGCCTGCTGGCCCGGCTCGTCGTGGCGAGCGGCACGACGCTCTCCGTGGCGGTCCCGGCCGTCGTGATCTCGCTCGTCATCGGGTCGGTCTGGGGGATGTGGGCCGGATACCACCGCGGCTGGCGCGAGAGCGTCTCGATGCGGATCGCCGACGTCATCCTCAGCTTCCCGTCGCTGCTGCTGGCCGTGGTCGTGCTGTACGTCTTCTCGCCGAGCGCCGTGAACATCGTCCTCGTCCTGGCCGTGGCCAGGATCCCGATCTACCTGCGGGCCGCGCGGGCGGAGTCGGCCGAGCTGCAGAGCCGGCTGTTCGTCGACGCGGCGCGGACGTTCGGCACCGGGAGCTGGGCGATCATCGCCAGGCACGTCGCGCCGACCGTGCTCCCCACCCTGTTCACCGTCGCAACCCTGGACTTCTGTTTCGTGATGCTGACCGAGTCGTCGTTGAGCTTCCTGGGCATCGGCATCCAGCCGCCGGACATGAGCTGGGGCCTGATGGTCGCCCAGGGCCGGCAGGCGCTGCAGAGCGCCTGGTGGATCGCCGTCTTCCCGGGTCTGGCCATCGTCGTGACCACCGTCTCGGCGACCGTGCTCGCCTCCTGGGCCCGCCTCGCGATGGACCCCGGCCAGCGGTGGCGGCTCACCCTGCCCCGTTCGCGGCGCGGCAACAAGGCCCTGGCCAAGGAGGTGCGAGCATGA
- a CDS encoding DUF6223 family protein: protein MSVRFVLAVAGAALLGVFELATPAAAHVLVQPDPVSAYALTSGRLWSAVGALLGLVGVVIGGLALARSAGRIGTGTGGRGAVVALVAGLAGAVIGALVVAAADGGPGTGYGIVGGYVALVVGLIAMVLGGLALARSRRTS, encoded by the coding sequence ATGTCAGTCCGATTTGTGCTTGCCGTGGCCGGAGCCGCCCTGCTCGGAGTTTTCGAGCTTGCCACACCGGCGGCCGCGCACGTCCTGGTCCAGCCGGACCCCGTCAGTGCCTACGCCTTGACCTCCGGGCGTCTCTGGTCCGCGGTGGGCGCGCTGCTGGGGCTGGTCGGCGTGGTCATCGGCGGGCTGGCTCTGGCCCGCTCCGCCGGTCGTATCGGCACCGGCACCGGCGGACGCGGGGCCGTCGTGGCCCTGGTGGCGGGGCTGGCCGGCGCGGTCATCGGCGCGCTGGTCGTGGCCGCCGCCGACGGTGGTCCCGGCACCGGCTACGGAATAGTCGGGGGCTACGTGGCCCTGGTGGTGGGGCTGATCGCCATGGTCCTCGGCGGGCTGGCTCTGGCCCGCTCCCGCCGCACCAGTTGA
- a CDS encoding IclR family transcriptional regulator has translation MGQYVPDLSAEPAEAGGVRSVKSAERTIAVLEYLSSAKDARTLREVTTDLGLPRASGYALLTTLVQTGWVETDGTGRYRLGIRALRAGESYVERDDVVQRAQPVMDALHDELGETIHLARLDGAEVVYLATHISRHSLAVVSRPGRRLPCWTTGLGKAILAGRPWEEVDALLPEVMEARTVHTITDRAAFRAELEEIRRRGHAVDEQESTIGLRCFAVALDFGPVPHEALSCSIPMVRLDPQREEAIVTALRRARARIIR, from the coding sequence ATGGGGCAATACGTCCCGGACCTGTCGGCCGAACCGGCCGAGGCCGGGGGCGTCCGCAGCGTGAAGTCCGCCGAACGGACCATCGCGGTCCTCGAATACCTCAGCTCGGCGAAGGACGCGCGCACGCTCCGCGAGGTCACCACCGACTTAGGGCTGCCCCGGGCCAGCGGCTACGCGCTGCTCACCACGCTGGTGCAGACAGGCTGGGTCGAAACGGACGGGACCGGCCGCTACCGGCTGGGCATCCGCGCGCTCCGCGCCGGGGAGTCGTACGTCGAACGCGACGACGTCGTCCAGCGGGCACAGCCGGTGATGGACGCCCTGCACGACGAGCTCGGTGAGACCATCCACCTGGCCCGCCTCGACGGCGCCGAGGTCGTCTACCTGGCCACCCACATCTCCCGCCACTCCCTCGCCGTCGTCTCCCGGCCCGGCCGGCGCCTGCCCTGCTGGACGACCGGGCTCGGCAAGGCCATCCTCGCCGGCCGGCCCTGGGAGGAGGTCGACGCGCTCCTGCCGGAGGTCATGGAGGCGCGCACCGTCCACACGATCACCGACCGGGCGGCGTTCCGCGCCGAGTTGGAGGAGATCCGGCGCCGCGGCCACGCGGTCGACGAGCAGGAGTCGACCATCGGCCTGCGCTGCTTCGCCGTCGCCCTCGACTTCGGGCCCGTCCCTCACGAGGCGCTGAGCTGCTCCATCCCCATGGTCCGCCTCGATCCCCAGCGTGAGGAGGCGATCGTCACGGCGCTGCGCCGGGCACGGGCCCGGATCATCCGCTGA
- a CDS encoding ABC transporter ATP-binding protein, which translates to MTEPAMPALAARETAVPLLDVTGVTKTFHVARGASGRNRLRALDGVDLRLGHGETLGLVGESGCGKSTLARVLLMLEGPDQGSVRFEGVDPFALRGKELLRWRRRVQMVFQDPFASLNARLCAEDIIGEPWRTHRDLVPAKERGRRVAELLEMVGLRAGDARRFPQEFSGGQRQRLGIARALALEPDVIVCDEPVSALDLSVQAQVLNLLTDLQARLGVSYVFISHDLSVVRHVADRVSVMYLGKVVETGPTQQVFDHPRHPYTAALMSAAPVLDVTSGVRRERILLKGEVPSPLDPPSGCRFRTRCWRAEDVCAQAVPPLESSGDEPLHAAACHFPLQEV; encoded by the coding sequence ATGACTGAGCCTGCCATGCCGGCGCTCGCGGCGAGAGAGACGGCCGTTCCCCTGCTGGACGTGACGGGGGTGACGAAGACCTTCCACGTGGCCCGCGGCGCCTCCGGCCGCAACCGCCTGCGCGCGCTGGACGGTGTCGACCTGCGCCTGGGGCACGGCGAGACGCTGGGCCTGGTGGGGGAGTCCGGCTGCGGCAAGTCGACCCTCGCCCGGGTGCTGCTCATGCTGGAAGGCCCCGACCAGGGCTCGGTCCGGTTCGAGGGCGTGGACCCGTTCGCGCTGCGCGGCAAGGAGCTGCTCAGGTGGCGTCGCCGGGTGCAGATGGTGTTCCAGGACCCGTTCGCGTCGCTGAACGCCCGGCTGTGCGCCGAGGACATCATCGGTGAGCCGTGGCGGACGCACCGCGACCTGGTGCCGGCGAAGGAACGCGGCAGGCGGGTGGCCGAGCTCCTGGAGATGGTGGGGCTGCGGGCCGGCGACGCGCGCCGCTTCCCTCAGGAGTTCTCCGGCGGCCAGCGCCAGCGGCTCGGGATCGCCCGCGCGCTCGCCCTCGAACCGGACGTCATCGTCTGCGACGAGCCCGTGTCGGCGCTCGACCTGTCGGTGCAGGCGCAGGTGCTCAACCTGCTCACCGACCTGCAGGCCCGGCTGGGCGTGTCGTACGTGTTCATCTCGCATGACCTGTCCGTCGTCCGCCACGTCGCCGACCGGGTCTCGGTGATGTACCTCGGCAAGGTCGTCGAGACCGGGCCGACACAGCAGGTGTTCGACCATCCGCGTCACCCGTACACCGCGGCGCTGATGTCCGCCGCGCCCGTGCTCGACGTCACCTCGGGCGTGCGGCGCGAGCGCATCCTGCTCAAGGGCGAGGTGCCCTCCCCGCTCGACCCGCCGTCGGGGTGCAGGTTCCGGACCCGCTGCTGGCGGGCCGAGGACGTCTGCGCCCAGGCCGTGCCGCCCCTGGAGTCGTCCGGCGACGAGCCGCTGCACGCCGCCGCGTGCCACTTCCCCCTCCAGGAGGTGTGA
- a CDS encoding 5-dehydro-4-deoxyglucarate dehydratase yields MSAAVSRAASLTGLLAFPVTPFTDTGDLDLPCFKEHLTDVLAAGPGAIFVACGTGELASLTATEHEDVVRAAVEHVAGATPVLAGVGGGTRTAVEFARAAQAAGADGLLALPPYLQVGPPAGLVAHYREVAAATDLDVILYQRGTAIFSPGAVAELAEIDNIVALKDGYGDMELLQRIRTATGGRLALLNGMPTAEIFASAYAGLGARAYSSAALAFLPEVAGAFFTAFQNGDDVTQDLLLREFYAPLAELRDTTPGYAVALVKAGLEIRGRSAGPVRPPLADVAPEHREQLARIIDRGLAAVSATPVA; encoded by the coding sequence ATGTCCGCCGCCGTTTCGCGAGCCGCCTCCCTGACCGGCCTGCTCGCGTTCCCCGTCACGCCGTTCACGGACACGGGGGACCTCGACCTGCCCTGCTTCAAGGAGCACCTCACCGACGTGCTCGCCGCCGGGCCCGGCGCGATCTTCGTCGCCTGCGGCACCGGAGAGCTGGCCTCGCTGACCGCCACCGAGCACGAGGACGTGGTCCGGGCCGCCGTCGAGCACGTGGCCGGCGCGACCCCGGTGCTCGCGGGAGTGGGGGGCGGCACGCGGACGGCCGTGGAGTTCGCCCGCGCGGCGCAGGCCGCCGGGGCCGACGGCCTGCTGGCGCTCCCGCCGTACCTGCAGGTCGGCCCGCCGGCCGGACTCGTCGCCCACTACCGGGAGGTGGCCGCCGCCACGGACCTGGACGTCATCCTCTACCAGCGCGGCACGGCGATCTTCTCGCCCGGCGCGGTGGCCGAGCTGGCCGAGATCGACAACATCGTCGCCCTGAAGGACGGGTACGGTGACATGGAGCTGCTCCAGCGCATCCGCACCGCCACCGGCGGCCGGCTGGCCCTGCTCAACGGCATGCCGACCGCCGAGATCTTCGCCAGTGCCTACGCCGGCCTCGGCGCCCGCGCCTACTCCTCGGCGGCGCTGGCGTTCCTGCCGGAGGTCGCCGGCGCGTTCTTCACGGCGTTCCAGAACGGCGATGACGTGACGCAGGACCTCCTGCTGCGCGAGTTCTACGCCCCGCTCGCCGAACTTCGCGACACGACCCCCGGTTACGCCGTCGCCCTCGTCAAGGCCGGCCTGGAGATCCGCGGCCGGTCCGCGGGTCCCGTCCGCCCGCCCCTGGCGGACGTCGCTCCGGAGCACCGCGAGCAGCTCGCCCGCATCATCGACCGCGGCCTCGCCGCCGTCAGCGCGACACCGGTCGCATAG
- a CDS encoding Lrp/AsnC family transcriptional regulator: protein MDEIDRKLIGLLQEDATRSYASLGKEVGLSGGAAHERVRKLRERGVIRRTTIEVDPAAIGRDVVAYVLVDGGTWMGDTAERLAAIPAVEEAHVIAGPASLLLKVRTAGTRRLQEVLRQVFEVEGVTSTQTVVVLETFFERPSDPQVELRL from the coding sequence ATGGATGAGATCGACAGGAAGCTGATCGGCCTGCTTCAGGAGGACGCGACCCGGTCGTACGCGTCGCTCGGCAAGGAGGTGGGGCTGTCCGGCGGGGCCGCCCACGAGCGGGTGCGCAAGCTGCGCGAGCGCGGGGTGATCAGGCGCACCACGATCGAGGTGGACCCGGCGGCCATCGGCCGCGACGTGGTGGCGTACGTGCTGGTCGACGGCGGCACCTGGATGGGCGACACGGCCGAGCGGCTCGCCGCGATCCCGGCCGTCGAGGAGGCGCACGTCATCGCTGGCCCGGCCTCACTCCTGCTCAAGGTCCGTACAGCGGGCACGCGCCGGCTCCAGGAGGTGCTGCGGCAGGTGTTCGAGGTGGAGGGGGTCACCAGCACGCAGACGGTCGTGGTGCTGGAGACGTTCTTCGAGCGCCCCAGCGATCCTCAAGTAGAGTTGAGGTTATGA
- a CDS encoding ABC transporter permease, with translation MLTFLRRRITSSAIPLVVVILGVFCLARLTGDPANLYLPLSATPEMRAEFAARHGFDQPLYVQFGEYLAQVVRLDFGESLRTAEPAAEAVLRAFPATLQLAGATMILAILGAIAVGSWAAYRPNSAADRIASFTSTTAASMPDFWFAIMGVLVFAVALGWLPTSGTVGALAWVLPVLTLLIRPFGVLVQVVRGAMVSALSAPYIKVARSKGAGELRVVFGHALRNAAPPALTVAGDLTVGLVNGAVVVETIFGWPGIGKLMITSILQRDFAVLQAAVLVTAITIFALNIVIDACYALLDSRVRQGVTT, from the coding sequence GTGCTGACCTTCCTGCGGCGTCGCATCACCTCCAGCGCGATTCCGCTGGTCGTGGTGATCCTCGGGGTGTTCTGCCTGGCCCGCCTCACCGGCGACCCGGCGAACCTCTATCTGCCCCTCAGCGCCACGCCGGAGATGCGTGCCGAGTTCGCCGCCCGCCACGGCTTCGACCAGCCGCTGTACGTCCAGTTCGGCGAGTACCTGGCCCAGGTCGTCCGGCTGGACTTCGGCGAGTCGCTGCGGACGGCGGAGCCCGCGGCCGAGGCCGTGCTGCGGGCGTTCCCGGCCACGCTGCAACTGGCGGGGGCGACGATGATCCTGGCGATCCTCGGCGCGATCGCCGTCGGGAGCTGGGCGGCCTACCGCCCCAACTCGGCGGCCGACCGGATCGCCAGCTTCACCTCCACGACCGCGGCCAGCATGCCGGACTTCTGGTTCGCCATCATGGGCGTCCTGGTCTTCGCCGTGGCGCTCGGCTGGCTGCCCACCTCGGGGACGGTCGGCGCGCTGGCCTGGGTGCTGCCGGTGCTCACCCTGCTCATCCGGCCGTTCGGCGTGCTCGTGCAGGTGGTGCGCGGCGCGATGGTCAGCGCCCTGTCCGCGCCCTACATCAAGGTCGCCCGGAGCAAGGGCGCGGGGGAGCTGCGGGTGGTCTTCGGCCACGCGCTGCGCAACGCCGCCCCTCCGGCGCTCACCGTGGCGGGCGACCTCACGGTCGGCCTGGTCAACGGGGCCGTGGTCGTCGAGACCATCTTCGGCTGGCCCGGCATCGGCAAGCTGATGATCACCTCGATCCTGCAGCGTGACTTCGCGGTGCTGCAGGCCGCGGTCCTGGTGACCGCCATCACCATCTTCGCGCTCAACATCGTCATCGACGCCTGCTACGCGCTTCTGGACTCCCGGGTCCGCCAGGGCGTGACGACGTGA